The genomic stretch GGCGATCTCCGTCGGCGAGGGCTATCGGTACGCGCCCAAGGGATGGGCGGTGATCCATTGGACCTCGGAAGCGGTCACGTCTCCGACGACGAACGCCGCGCCGGTGACGAATACGTTGGATGCCGTCTGGTTGAACCAGAAGGTGATGGCGTTCCATCGACTCAGGGGGCGTATGTACGCCTCGAGGTAGGGCAGGCGAACCTGGGCGACGGCCAAGTTCCCGGTCCCGTTCCCCTGGAAGCTGCCTGCCCGGATGTAGACCCCGGTCGCAACCCAGAGGACCTTGACGTCCACGGTCCCGGTGAAGTTGTCCCGATAGAAGAGGAACAGGGAGCCGTTCCCGTCGAGCCGGCCGAACGCTTCCTGCGTGCGGACGGGATCGATCCACACCTCCATGCGCCCCGCCCGGCCCGGGCGGAGGCCGACCCCGAGGCCGTTGACGAGAAGCCATCGATCCGCCCGATCGACCGAGACGGCGCTCGTGGCGTAGACATCGTCGAAGTCCCCGAATCGGTTCGCGTACAATTGCCGAGGCAAGTTCGCAGGGAAGGTCGCGTTGGACACCACCTGATAAATGGTGATCAGCGGGTTCTGGTACACCTTCAGGAAAAGGGGAGAGTAGTCGACGTAGTCGAGGAGCCCGTGGCGAGGAATCCACTCGTACAGGCTTCGATCGATCTGCAATTGGCTGATCCAGACGTGGGTGATGCCGTAGAACTCCAAGATCGCCTTCGCTTCCTCCGGGTCCCAGGACGAATAGATGAGAGGCAGGTCGTGTCCTCCCAGCTCATTCAAGGAGATGGCCCGTCGATGCGAATAATACGCGACTTCCGGCCATCGATCGCCCAAGATGAGGGCGGAGTCGTTCGTGTTCTTTTCCAGCCATCCCCCGGCCTCCATGACGAACTCCATCCTCCCCCAGAAGGTCCCGCCCGTCGTCGACTGATTCGCGACGAGGGCGATCTCTCGGTTCGCCTCCATATTCGCCGCGGTCGGCACGATGACGATCGCCAGGACGACCGTCAGGGTCACGACCCGGCGGGATTCCAAGGCGCGGATTCGCCTGACCCGGCTCTGACGGGCGCCCTTGGCAGCCAACTCGACGATCCGAAGGGCGCCGACGCCCGCAGGCAATGCCGAGAAGACTGCGACGGTGACGAGATAGCGCCAAGGGAGAGACAGGTACCAAAGCAGGAATGCGTACAACGATTGGTTGGAGAACAACAGGATCGCCAGCGTCCTCCTCGTTCGGTCGAGCGCGATCGCAACATATCCCACGGCGGTCGCGACCGCAATGACGTAGAGGAACGGTGCCGGCGCCGTGTAGAACTGAAGGTATACCACGAAGCCGACAGCCTGTTCGGGAGGGACGGAGAAGACGACACGGATGGAATTGAGCACCTCCATGGAGCTCGGGTCGACCGTCCACTTCGGCTTCAGGAGCACCTGGGTGATTGGGTAGCCGGGCGGATAGTCGATTGTGCCCGCGGTCTGGATTTCGAGAATGATCCATGGCGAGGCGATGAGTAGCCCGCCCAGGACGGTCGCGAGCACCGCCCGGAATGGGAAGGTCCATTCGGTGCGTTTCGGGCCGCGCGACCGCCCGAGGAACGCCGCCAACAACGGGGCGGACAGCAACAACGCGAGGATCGCAACGTACGCTTGTTGCTTCGTGGAGAGGAGGAGTGCGAGCCCGGCGATCGCCCCGACGAGGTCCCGTCGTCTCCGCTTCTCAATGTAGTAATGGAACTCGAAGAACGTGACAAGGGTGAACAGTGCAACGGCGGACTCCATGAGAGTCTCGACCGTAACGATGAAAAGGTGCCGTTCGCCGATGAGGACGATCGCGGCGAGGGTCGCGACCTTGACCCCGTAGAGTCGTTTGGCAAAGAAGAACATGCAGACGACGGCGAGGCTCCCCAGCAACGGGGAAATTGCTTTCAGGCCGGCCTCACCGCCGAGGACATAGCCGCCCGCGAGCAGGACGAAGAAGAACTGAGGGTATGATATCGGCCACCCTTTTCCGGGATCCGTCACGTAGTACGGAATCTGATCGGCCAGCCGTCCCGTCGCGACGATGTGTTGGGCGAGGAGCGCGTGCGCAGCCGAGTCGCCCTCCAGAGCGATCGATAGGGCCAACGGCAGGCGGAAGGAGAGGTCCGCGATGAACAGGAGGAGGACCGGCCAGTTCTGCTCCGCAATCAGGGCGTGTCGAACGCCCCGTGATGCGGCCGCGAGTCCGGTTCGCAGGCGCACGAAGGTCGCGTCTACGAGGGTTTCCATCCGATTCTCCGCGGTGCCGGTGCCGTGTGAGACCGCGGCATCAATTGAACACGCTATATTTGTTTTCCGCGATTCGGCGGCCGAGGTTCGGACCTTGTCTATGGATACGTTCAGAAGGTGACGGGGCCTACGCCTCGCGAGCTCAGGAGCATGGATCCTGGGCCTGGAAGGATCGCATGACCGTCGCTGGGGCGCTCGAACGGGTCCGTCGAATCGGGGCGGATCGGTTCGTGGCCTCGACCGGGGTCGTCTTGGTTGCAACGCTCTCTTCCGGCGGCCTCGCATATGCGTTCCAGGTCCTCGTCGGAAGGTCCCTCGGACCGGAATCGTTCGGAGAGTTCGCTGCGCTCGCCGGCCTCCTCGCGTTTCTTCTATACCTCACGAGCGCCGTCGCTACCATCGAGGCTCGACTCGTTCGTGAAGTGGCTTCGTCCCCGTCGCAGGTCGGCTTTCTGCTCAACGCCTTCTATCGCAGGATGGCGATCGTAGGGGCCGTCTCCGCTGCGGTCACTCTCTTGCTCTCCGGTTACGTCGCCGAGCTCCTCCACTTGCGCAGCGTGGCTCTCGTTTGGCTCCTCTCGGTCGGGGTCCTGGGCTCGTTCCTCCTCGCCGTTGGACAGGGTGGCCTCCAAGGCTTGGAGAAATTCCGCCTGCTCTCCGCGACTTTCCTCCTAAATTCCGGGCTCCGGCTGGCGGTGGGTGTGGGGTTGGTCCTGCTGGGTCACACGATCTGGGGGGCGGTGGGCGCGATCGTCCTCGGGATCTTGTGCGCGTCCATCTTCGGGGCGTTCCATCTGAGGGCATATCTGGCCGCGCGGGAGCGGACCGCGCTCCCGGTTCGATCCCCGGATCTTTTCGCGCGGGCCGCAATTCTCGCAACCCTGTTCTCCAGCATTCCAACGAACGTGGACGCGATGGCGGTGCAACACGCATTGCCCGGGTTGGAGGCCGGCATCTTCTCGGCGACCGCGGTCCTCGGGCGGATCACGTATTTCGTCCCCTCGGCGGTCGTCCTGGTGTTCTTTCCGATGGCGGTCTCGCAATCGGCCCGACCGGTTCCACCCTCGGCTCTCGTTCTGAAAGCCCTGACCATCGCAATCTCGGCCTCGGGGACGATCGCCCTGGTCCTGATCGCCTTCGCGCACCCCGTGGTCGTGCTTTTCTTCGGTGAATCCTACATGGAGGCCACCGCGATCCTCCCGCTCTACTTGTCGTCGATGATTGCGTTCTCCGCATCCATGGTCCTCATGTACTACCATCTCGCCAACCGCAATGCGGGGCCGATCTATGCCGCGACGGCCGCCGTCTGCGCCGGTCTCGTCCCGTTGTGGGCATTGCCGGTCTCCCTGACCCAGGCCGTGCAGATCCTCTTGCTCTCCCATGTCGCGTCGCTCGCCGTGCTCTCCGCGACCACCGTGGCATGGGTCGTCGGGCACGGTCCGAGACGAGCCGCGACGGTCCGCGGGCCTGGGGGAGCGCGGATCGGGAGGCCGCAGGCACCCGTCCCTCCCGAGGAGTATACCGGCGAGTATTTCCGGATGCATTCGGAACGATATGACCGAAAGGACATGTGGGCGAGGAACCGGATCGAGGACATCGTGGAGTCCGTGGTCCCGCAGCCCGGCGAGCGAATCTTGGACGTCGGCTGCGGCATCGGGATTGCCACGATGGAGTGCGCCCGTCGAGGGGGCATCCTCTTCGCGGTCGACTATGCGGTCCCCGGGCTCCGGCTGCTGAAAGAACGTGTGGACCACGACGGCGGGGCCTTGCGGGTGTACCCCATCCGAGGACTCGTCGACCGCCTTCCGATGAAAGCCGCCAGCGTCGAGAAGATCGTGCTCGCGGATGTCGCCGAGCACATCTTCATGGACGAATTCGAGCAATTTATACGGGAAAGCCGGCGGATCCTGCGACCCGGTGGCCAGCTTTTCGTCTACACACCGAACGCCGAGAGCCTGTACTTCCGCATCCCGGAGAGAATCCGGGACCTGATCAAGATCTACTCGGCGTGGCTCTCGGTAACCCGAGCGGACGGAAGCGTCCGGTCGAGGATTACGCTCGCCCGGCGTCTGATCGAACACGACTCGAAGTACGAGCGGCTTCACGTCGAGTACAAGATGCCGGGTGCCATCTGCGATGCGTTGACCGACGGCGGCTTTGTCATTCGCGATATCCGGTTCTCACGTCCGCGGGTGAACCGCTTTGCGCAGCGATCTCGCCTCGAGCGGAAAGTGTCCAAGCACGTCGTCGTCACGGCCGTTCGAGACCGGGGTCCGTCGGAGAAGGGCCCGCACGAACCGTAGGGTCGCCGGCAAGGGTCCAGGCGACGGGTCGGTTTGCCTCCCGGTCGAGGACGGCCTTCCGCAGTCGATACAGGATCTGTGCCTGGGTCCTGCGATCCGTCCGGTGGGACTCCGCCAGCACGCCCGTCAGGGCGGCCTGGGCGCTGAGCACGAGCAGCGCGATCAGCGCGGCTTCGCCGAACAGCGAGGCGGTGTCCGGGCGGTTCGGGCTCGGCCCGAACAGGAAGAGCCAAGCGCCGAGGGGGACGGCGAGGGCGAGGAAAAATAGGCTCACGGTCCCGAACAGCCGCAAGGGGCGATACGCGGCGTATCCCCGAAAGAGGGCCGCGGACGCGTTCCGGAAGTACGTCCAGAGGGTCGGGATGAGACGGGAACTCCCGTTCCTTCGGCGGAAGCTGACCGGCACGTTCTGGAGCCTCAGGTTGTGTGCCGCAACCTGGAAGAGCATCTCGTGGGTGAAGGTGTACGACTCCTGGAGATTCATCCGCAAACCGGCGTCCCGGCTCAAGGCCCGGAAGCCCGTTTGGCCATCGACGATCGGTAGGCGGGTCGCCTTGCGGATCGCCCGCGTGGCGATCTTGTTCCCCAGCCGCTTGAGGTACGGGACATGATCGAGGTGCTCCACGCTGCGGTCCCCCAAGACCACATCCGCGCGGCCCTCCACGACCGGCTCGACGAGCCTCGGGATTTCCGCGGCGTCGTATTGATCGTCGGCGTCGATGTTCACGATGACATCGGCCCCCCAGGCGAGCGCGAACTCGAGGCCATCGCGGAACGCGACCCCCAGGCCGACGTTCTCGCCGTGGTGGAGGACGTGGTCGGCCCCGGCGTTCATCGCCGCGAGGTCCGTGCTGTCGTCCGACCCATCGTCGATGACGAGCACCTTCACGACATCGATGCCGGGGATCCGGCGCGGGACCTTTCGGACGACGTCTCCGATCGTCGCCGCCTCCCGGAACGCGGGGATCATGACGACCAGCGTGCGGATGGATTCGAATCCCGGTCGGGGGGTCTCGAGGATTTCACGGACGAGCGCCAACGAAGGTCCGACTTCGCCGATGGGATTGGCGGGCGCCGGAGCCCGTTGACGCCACAGTCTCCGCGCGCGGCCGTTCCGAAGAGCCATGGTCGCCTACCGCCGGCCGGGACCGTTCGCGGCCCTCATCGGTACATCACCGTCTCGTCCACGAAGTCTTCCCAGACCCACCGCCGTCCGTGCGCCCGGAACCACTCGATCGTGAGGCGGAGGCCCTCTTCGAACCCGACCCGGGGCTCCCACCCCGTGAGCTTCCGCAGCCGGGCGTTGTCGCAGCAAAACACGTTGATATCGTACCGGCGGAGGCGCTTCTTGTCGACGACGATCTTGGCGTCCCTCTTGTCCATGAGACGCCCGACGATCCGAGCGACCTCCTCGACGGAGTACGCGATCCCCGATCCGACGTTGACGGCGCTCCCGTTCGGTGCGTCGGAGGCCATGAGCGCCATCAGGCCCCGCGCGGTGTCGTCGACGTACGTGAAGTCCCGCTTCGCCCGGACGTTCCCCAATCGGACGACGTCGGACCGGTCGAGCTGGGCGATGATCTCCGGGACGACGTAGGGCTCCGTCTCCCGCGGCCCGTACGCGTTGAAGATTCGCGCGATGACGACCGGGATGCCGTGTTCCAGGTGCAACGAGAAACAGAGGCGGTCCGCCGCGAGCTTCGAGACCGCGTACGTGTTCAGCGGGTGGAGGGGATGGTCCTCGTCGATCCGCGGCGCCTGGGCCTCGCCGTACACCTCCGTCGAGGAGACGTACAGCACGCGCTTCATCTTCGTCCGCTTGGCGAGCAGGAGGACGTTCATCGTGCCTTCGACGTTGATCCGGAAGAACCGCTTCGGCACGTCGTACGCCGTCGGCACGTACGTGTCCCCGACGCAATGGAACAGGTACTCGACGTTCGCGTCCGTCGCGGCATCCAAGAGCTTCCATTCATCGAGGACGTCGCCGGGGACGACCGTGATCCGGCCGGTCAGCTCATCGATGTTCGCGCGGCTGCCGTGGAGGAAGTTGTCGTAGACCGTGACGTTCGCGCCCGCTTCGAGGAGCTCTCGGACGAGGGAGGAGCCGACGAACCCCGCTCCGCCCGTGACCATGACGCGGCGGCCCCGATACCCCGCGAAGCCCAAGCGCGACCGGTCCTCCTTCAGCGGCAATTCTCGCCTCCCCTTTAGCACTTCGCTCGGCCCGCTTCGGGGCGGTCCATCGGTTCCTCGGGCGTCGCCGCGACGGTTCGAGGGTCGTCCGACGCCGCCCGCGCCGCCGGGAGCGCGAGGACATCGGCCAGCCTGGGTCATCGGCCCCCATCCCGCAGGGCCTGCCGCATCGCCTCGGCGGCGGTGGCGGCCATCGCCTCCGTGATCCCGTTCCCCGAGGGCAGGCTCAGGCCCCGCCGGGCGAGGTCGTCCGTGACCGGGAAGCGGCCGCGGGCGCCCCGTCCCGCCCGGAGGAACGGCTGCCGGTGGAGCGGCCAGAAGCTCACGCGCGACTCGACCCCGGACGCCGCGAGGCGGCGGGCGATCCGCGCCCTCCGGGCCGCCCCGCCCGGGACGAGGACGGTGTACATCCAGTAGACGTTCCGCGCCCACGAGGCCTCCGCGGGGAGCGTCAGCCCGTCGATGCCGTCCAGGCGATCCGCGTAGATGCGTGCGCACGCCCGGCGGTGCTCGACGAAGGCGTCGATCCGGCGGAGCTGCGCGAGCCCGATAGCCGCCTGGACGTTCGTCATGCGGTAGTTGTACGCGACTTCGGCGTGTTGATAGTCCCGGTTCGGATGGGCAAAGGCGAGGTCCCGGAGCCGGCGGGCGCGATCCGCCAGCGCCTTCGACCGGGTAACGACCATCCCGCCTTCCCCGGTCGTCAGGATCTTGTTCGAATAGAAGCTGAAGCAGCCCGCCGTGCCGATGCTCCCGACCGGCGTCCCGCGGTACAGCGCCCCGTGGGCCTCCGCCGCGTCCTCGACGACCGCGAGCCCTCGCTCCCGCGCGAGCCGCCGGAGCGGGTCCATGTCCGCGGGGTGGCCGTACAGGTGCACGGGCATGATGGCCTTCGTGCGACGCGTGATCTTCCGCTCGACGTCCGCCGGGTCGAGGGTCCATGTGATCGGGTCGACGTCCGCGAAGACGGGGGTCGCGCCGCCGTACAGGACCGCGTTCGCGCAGGCGACGATCGTGAAGTCCGGGACGATGACCTCGTCCCCCGGCTTGATCCGGAGGGCCGCGAAGGCGAGATGCAGCGCCGTCGTGCCGCTCGTCGTCGCGACCCCCTCGCGCCCCCGGACGTATCGGGCGAAGGCGCTCTCGAACTCCGTCAGGAAGGGCCCTCGGGAGGAGATCCACCCGCTCTCGATCGCTTCCGTTACGAGTTTGAGTTCCTCGGGACCTACCGAAGGCGCGGACATCGGCACCGGTCCGCCTCGAGCGACATCCTTCATCGGGGTTCGCCTTCCCGGTGCCGCGCTAGCTCATCGTCTTCGGTTCCGCCCTCGGGTCTTCGGGGGGATCCGAGGCTGGGGCCTCAATTCGTCCCAAGACCTGCGCGGCCTGCGGTGAAAGCGCGGTAACGTTGGTCTCGATTGGTGGGGGGCCCGAAGGGCGCCCGATTCCCAGGGCGACGCCTCCGTTGGGCGCCCGATGCAGCACCGGATGGATGTCGACCCAGACGCCGGGCGGCGTCGCGATGAACGTCAGGACCCCGGAATCGTGTCTGGAGGCCCGGGAAGGCATCAGTGCGGGTTTCTGACCTCGGCCCGCAACCCCTCCCACTTGAGCACTTCCTGATGCAGCCGGACAGGGACTCCCGCCCAGCTAGCCTATGGCCGATTGGATGAAAAGTACTTAAGTTTTCTCGGAGCAGATTAGGAGACGGTCAATGTGGCGCCTCCGGATTGCAGAGGCGGAATGTTCCGCTCCCTGAGGAGACCGAACCACCGCTCGATCTGGCGAGGCCTGACCAAAAACGGAGGGCTTCGGCCTCCATCCTCCCCTATTTTGTTCACAGATGCTCAGTCAGTGAGACGCTCCACTCGGCCGGATGGTTGCGCCCGTCCGCCGCATTTGAGGCATGCGCTGCAGGCGGTGTACGATGGCTTGGTTCGACGCGCTCGGCCGCTCACCGGATCTGCCTCCTGAGGCGTCGAATGAGCGTTGGCACGGGACCTAGCGCCTCGTGCGCTTCCAAGAGCGGGCGCTCACGGTTCACGCGAGCGACGCCAGTCGGTGGCGATGAGTCCGAGATGTCATAGCTGGCTCTATCGCTGCAGGTGAGCCTCAGCGGATTTGTTCGTCACGACATGTTGCAACCGGAGCTGATCTAGAGTCGTCGTCTCTGTCGCTGGCCGAGGAAACGCACGATTGAGAAGAACCAGCCGGCCATTTCTCTGATGCCAAGCTTGCTGTTACCATTCGTGCGCTCGACGAATCTAATCGGGACTTCGCGTGCTTGGAAGCCCGCAGCAAGTGCCACCACGAGCGAGCGGACACCCCATGCATAACCGTCATCTTCAACATTAGCGACGATGAGTTTGGCACAATCGCGGTTGAAGACACGATAGAAGGTCGTGTGTTCGCGAAGGCCCGTGTGGAAGAGCAGCCGGCAGGCGCCATTACCTAGGATGCTGAGAAGGCGTCGCGTCGGCGGCCAGCCCACAATAGTCCCGCCCTCGGTATAGCGACTACCTTGGACCAAGTCCACATCGCGGGCTGAGTCGATGAGCGTCGGCAGCTCTTCCGGATCGTGCGACCAGTCGGCGTCCATGGTGACAATCCGATCGCATTCGGTGTGATCGAGGGCGAACCGGATTCCATCCCGCACGGCCGAGCCGATTCCGTACCGCGCACCCCGCTCGATTACGTGAATCCTCCCG from Thermoplasmata archaeon encodes the following:
- a CDS encoding glycosyltransferase family 39 protein, encoding METLVDATFVRLRTGLAAASRGVRHALIAEQNWPVLLLFIADLSFRLPLALSIALEGDSAAHALLAQHIVATGRLADQIPYYVTDPGKGWPISYPQFFFVLLAGGYVLGGEAGLKAISPLLGSLAVVCMFFFAKRLYGVKVATLAAIVLIGERHLFIVTVETLMESAVALFTLVTFFEFHYYIEKRRRRDLVGAIAGLALLLSTKQQAYVAILALLLSAPLLAAFLGRSRGPKRTEWTFPFRAVLATVLGGLLIASPWIILEIQTAGTIDYPPGYPITQVLLKPKWTVDPSSMEVLNSIRVVFSVPPEQAVGFVVYLQFYTAPAPFLYVIAVATAVGYVAIALDRTRRTLAILLFSNQSLYAFLLWYLSLPWRYLVTVAVFSALPAGVGALRIVELAAKGARQSRVRRIRALESRRVVTLTVVLAIVIVPTAANMEANREIALVANQSTTGGTFWGRMEFVMEAGGWLEKNTNDSALILGDRWPEVAYYSHRRAISLNELGGHDLPLIYSSWDPEEAKAILEFYGITHVWISQLQIDRSLYEWIPRHGLLDYVDYSPLFLKVYQNPLITIYQVVSNATFPANLPRQLYANRFGDFDDVYATSAVSVDRADRWLLVNGLGVGLRPGRAGRMEVWIDPVRTQEAFGRLDGNGSLFLFYRDNFTGTVDVKVLWVATGVYIRAGSFQGNGTGNLAVAQVRLPYLEAYIRPLSRWNAITFWFNQTASNVFVTGAAFVVGDVTASEVQWITAHPLGAYR
- a CDS encoding methyltransferase domain-containing protein → MTVAGALERVRRIGADRFVASTGVVLVATLSSGGLAYAFQVLVGRSLGPESFGEFAALAGLLAFLLYLTSAVATIEARLVREVASSPSQVGFLLNAFYRRMAIVGAVSAAVTLLLSGYVAELLHLRSVALVWLLSVGVLGSFLLAVGQGGLQGLEKFRLLSATFLLNSGLRLAVGVGLVLLGHTIWGAVGAIVLGILCASIFGAFHLRAYLAARERTALPVRSPDLFARAAILATLFSSIPTNVDAMAVQHALPGLEAGIFSATAVLGRITYFVPSAVVLVFFPMAVSQSARPVPPSALVLKALTIAISASGTIALVLIAFAHPVVVLFFGESYMEATAILPLYLSSMIAFSASMVLMYYHLANRNAGPIYAATAAVCAGLVPLWALPVSLTQAVQILLLSHVASLAVLSATTVAWVVGHGPRRAATVRGPGGARIGRPQAPVPPEEYTGEYFRMHSERYDRKDMWARNRIEDIVESVVPQPGERILDVGCGIGIATMECARRGGILFAVDYAVPGLRLLKERVDHDGGALRVYPIRGLVDRLPMKAASVEKIVLADVAEHIFMDEFEQFIRESRRILRPGGQLFVYTPNAESLYFRIPERIRDLIKIYSAWLSVTRADGSVRSRITLARRLIEHDSKYERLHVEYKMPGAICDALTDGGFVIRDIRFSRPRVNRFAQRSRLERKVSKHVVVTAVRDRGPSEKGPHEP
- a CDS encoding glycosyltransferase family 2 protein translates to MALVREILETPRPGFESIRTLVVMIPAFREAATIGDVVRKVPRRIPGIDVVKVLVIDDGSDDSTDLAAMNAGADHVLHHGENVGLGVAFRDGLEFALAWGADVIVNIDADDQYDAAEIPRLVEPVVEGRADVVLGDRSVEHLDHVPYLKRLGNKIATRAIRKATRLPIVDGQTGFRALSRDAGLRMNLQESYTFTHEMLFQVAAHNLRLQNVPVSFRRRNGSSRLIPTLWTYFRNASAALFRGYAAYRPLRLFGTVSLFFLALAVPLGAWLFLFGPSPNRPDTASLFGEAALIALLVLSAQAALTGVLAESHRTDRRTQAQILYRLRKAVLDREANRPVAWTLAGDPTVRAGPSPTDPGLERP
- a CDS encoding GDP-mannose 4,6-dehydratase — encoded protein: MPLKEDRSRLGFAGYRGRRVMVTGGAGFVGSSLVRELLEAGANVTVYDNFLHGSRANIDELTGRITVVPGDVLDEWKLLDAATDANVEYLFHCVGDTYVPTAYDVPKRFFRINVEGTMNVLLLAKRTKMKRVLYVSSTEVYGEAQAPRIDEDHPLHPLNTYAVSKLAADRLCFSLHLEHGIPVVIARIFNAYGPRETEPYVVPEIIAQLDRSDVVRLGNVRAKRDFTYVDDTARGLMALMASDAPNGSAVNVGSGIAYSVEEVARIVGRLMDKRDAKIVVDKKRLRRYDINVFCCDNARLRKLTGWEPRVGFEEGLRLTIEWFRAHGRRWVWEDFVDETVMYR
- a CDS encoding DegT/DnrJ/EryC1/StrS family aminotransferase; protein product: MSAPSVGPEELKLVTEAIESGWISSRGPFLTEFESAFARYVRGREGVATTSGTTALHLAFAALRIKPGDEVIVPDFTIVACANAVLYGGATPVFADVDPITWTLDPADVERKITRRTKAIMPVHLYGHPADMDPLRRLARERGLAVVEDAAEAHGALYRGTPVGSIGTAGCFSFYSNKILTTGEGGMVVTRSKALADRARRLRDLAFAHPNRDYQHAEVAYNYRMTNVQAAIGLAQLRRIDAFVEHRRACARIYADRLDGIDGLTLPAEASWARNVYWMYTVLVPGGAARRARIARRLAASGVESRVSFWPLHRQPFLRAGRGARGRFPVTDDLARRGLSLPSGNGITEAMAATAAEAMRQALRDGGR
- a CDS encoding polyprenol monophosphomannose synthase; translation: MTSESARAPGEERATLKSHILEQPPGTLRMSIVIPTLNERGNASELILKIESLFPEEPEIIIVDDGSSDGTLDSISALRQRFGRIHVIERGARYGIGSAVRDGIRFALDHTECDRIVTMDADWSHDPEELPTLIDSARDVDLVQGSRYTEGGTIVGWPPTRRLLSILGNGACRLLFHTGLREHTTFYRVFNRDCAKLIVANVEDDGYAWGVRSLVVALAAGFQAREVPIRFVERTNGNSKLGIREMAGWFFSIVRFLGQRQRRRL